ATCGATGTTTTTGATGAAGGTGTTGGAAAAACCGTTTTGCTTATCCTTCAGCTTTTCAACAATCCGGCTAAAATTGTCCGTCAGATAATCGCGGCCTGTTTGCCATTTAAACAAACAGCGGCGAGCCTCACCCGAATGCTTCAAAACCGAGAGCGCAAAAGCATCTTTACCGTCATCTTTGAAGGCCTCTTTAGCGGCTTTTTCGGCGGCGCGGGCGTCTCCGAGCACAACCGAAAGCGGCTCTTTGTAATGTGCAATCGCCACACCGGCGGTGAAGGTTAGTTGTTTTCCATCAACAAAATAGTTGCGAAGTTTTTGATTGACCTCCTCATCATATTTTGCCCTAAGCTCTTTCATCACCACAAAGAGATAATTCAAATTCACAAAACCCAGAAAATCATCACCGCCGGTATAAACGGTTTTGCCTTTCGGTTCTGATAAATAATCTTTTGCCCATTTTGCATATTCACCTAAATGAGCCGCCAGGGCTTTCTGGAAATTCTCAAGCTTATCAAGCTCTTTTAAATAGCCCTTGCCCGACCAAATCTTGCCCATGTTATCGCCATCGAAGACGAGAATGGCGTAGTATTTGGTCATTTGTTTACCAAATCGTTCTTTGATTTTGCCTTGTTGGGCTTTTATTTCCGAGATGTTTTCGAGTTGCTCGTCATAACCGTTTTTTCTGAAATACGCCTCATTCAAACTTTCCTCGTAGTACAATTGCTCGTCAAGCTCATCAAAAGAGGTTTCAAAAAGATCACGAAATTTTTTCCCTTCATCGCTTTTCTCAATTTCATCTATCACATGAAGCAAGGCAATTCTTGGCGTGGATGGGAACTGCTTTTTTTGATCACCTTTTTTAAAAAACCGCTTTACGAGCGAAACGGCGCTTAAGGCTTCGCCTGGCGTGAGCAACTCATCGACTTGTTGGGCGCCGTTTTGAATGAAATATGGGCGCTTATCTTTCTCACCAGGGCGGTAAAAAAGCGCATTGCGCTCGCCATCGAGTGAGCATTTTCTTCCGGCAGGTTCATCTATCTGCGTAAATTGGCGGGTGTTTTTTATAGCGCCGAGCAGCTTTTGGAGTTCATCGTGTTTTTCCTTGTAGTCACCGTTCAGTTCAACCGCCACCCAATAAATTTCCAGATGATTTTGGATTTGTGAGGTCGCTTCGCAAGGGCGAACGGTATTTAACATTTGAAGCGCAGACGTTTCTCTTACAAAACTATCCGTTAAAATATCAACAGTACCTTTAAAAACGGGCGGTGACCCGGACTGTTTTTGAATTTTAACTTGAGCATTTTCAAACGCTTCATTTGCAATTTCCATCCATTTCGCCTGAGCCGTTTTTTCCACAGCCGCGCCTATTTTTCTTGCCTCAAGCGCATTTGCCGCATAGATTTTCGCCAAAAACCGATTCGGTTTTGCAACCGATTTTGCATCGGGAACTATGATATTATCGCTTCCGACGCACCGTATAGCCGCGTCAACAATTTCGCCTAAAATGGCGCTGCCGGCGTAAAGGTCGCGGGTTTTGCGGGCTTGGGCAATGAAGCTTTGCACCGGCCCGACGGTAAAAAGAAAAAGATATTCGGATTTGCTCATGTTCTATCTCCTGAAAAATACAGCAAGGAATGGATGCCGCGAATGGCTTGTCTGTTGAGGAAAAACAGCTTTGGCCGCAAGGGAATGAATGCGGAAAATGGCCTATAAGCAAAGCAATGCGTTTTTGGCATCGGCTTCACGGGGTTTGGTTTAGGGTTTGTTGCTCCGGTTTGCGTAGCTGTTTGGGGCGGCGCAGCCAGGCAACTTTTTGTTAAAAGCCTAACAAAAATCAAGATAGGAAAAACTGATTGAATGTCAAAAAAAGCAAGGTTGGTTTTGCCTTGCTTTTTCTGTTTGGTGCGGTGAAGAAAACTCGTTGATGCGAGCAAAAAATTGCGGATAGGCGGACTTTTAAATTCGAAAAAGCCGGATTTTGCTCAATCGATAAAGCGATGGGCGATGGGCGAAAATGCCTCGATTCGCCGGTCGCGCAAAAACGGCCAATGCTGGCGATAAAAATCAATCTGCGATAAATCGCACTCGACGATCAGCGTTTCTGCTTGTTCCACCGACGCTTTGGCCAGTTCCACGCCAAACGGATTGGCAACAAAACTTTGTCCCCAAAATTTCAAATCGTCCTCTTGTCCGATTCGATTGACCGCAGCAACAAAAACGCCATTTGCAATGGCATGGCTTTTTTGAATGGTTGCCCAAGCCTGATGCTGCGCGGTTCGTGTGGCGGCGTCATTTTCGGTCACGCTCCAGCCAATGGCGGTTGGGTAAAAAAGAATTTGTGCGCCTTGCAAGGCCGTGAGCCGAGCGGCTTCAGGATACCATTGATCCCAACAAATCAGCACGCCGATTTTCGCAAACTTGGTTTCAAAGACTTTGAATCCCAAATCGCCTGGCGTAAAGTAAAACTTTTCGTAGAAGCCCGGGTCGTCGGGAATGTGCATTTTGCGATACTTCCCGAGGTAAGTGCCGTCGGCGTCCAGAACTGCCGCCGTGTTGTGATAAAGTCCTTGTGCGCGTTTCTCAAAAAGCGAAGCCACAATCACCACGCCGAGTTCTTTGGCCAGCGTCGCCAGCCGATCGGTGTTTTTTCCCGGAATGGATTCTGCGAGCGAAAACGGCTC
Above is a window of Chloroherpeton thalassium ATCC 35110 DNA encoding:
- the cas10 gene encoding type III-B CRISPR-associated protein Cas10/Cmr2, which codes for MSKSEYLFLFTVGPVQSFIAQARKTRDLYAGSAILGEIVDAAIRCVGSDNIIVPDAKSVAKPNRFLAKIYAANALEARKIGAAVEKTAQAKWMEIANEAFENAQVKIQKQSGSPPVFKGTVDILTDSFVRETSALQMLNTVRPCEATSQIQNHLEIYWVAVELNGDYKEKHDELQKLLGAIKNTRQFTQIDEPAGRKCSLDGERNALFYRPGEKDKRPYFIQNGAQQVDELLTPGEALSAVSLVKRFFKKGDQKKQFPSTPRIALLHVIDEIEKSDEGKKFRDLFETSFDELDEQLYYEESLNEAYFRKNGYDEQLENISEIKAQQGKIKERFGKQMTKYYAILVFDGDNMGKIWSGKGYLKELDKLENFQKALAAHLGEYAKWAKDYLSEPKGKTVYTGGDDFLGFVNLNYLFVVMKELRAKYDEEVNQKLRNYFVDGKQLTFTAGVAIAHYKEPLSVVLGDARAAEKAAKEAFKDDGKDAFALSVLKHSGEARRCLFKWQTGRDYLTDNFSRIVEKLKDKQNGFSNTFIKNIDREFRPLMDVDRRNDTSRIDSAFDESFEKELKRLLMRSKNSANATDSEINILFNSVNFLKDCSETPGGHLDAENFFSALHIAEFIKRQLSDDD
- a CDS encoding carbon-nitrogen hydrolase, which codes for MTQSTVKLGLVQLSCTANAEENLEKTIQQIRLAAEQGAQIICTQELFQTLYFCQTEAYEPFSLAESIPGKNTDRLATLAKELGVVIVASLFEKRAQGLYHNTAAVLDADGTYLGKYRKMHIPDDPGFYEKFYFTPGDLGFKVFETKFAKIGVLICWDQWYPEAARLTALQGAQILFYPTAIGWSVTENDAATRTAQHQAWATIQKSHAIANGVFVAAVNRIGQEDDLKFWGQSFVANPFGVELAKASVEQAETLIVECDLSQIDFYRQHWPFLRDRRIEAFSPIAHRFID